A DNA window from Gillisia sp. Hel1_33_143 contains the following coding sequences:
- a CDS encoding SusC/RagA family TonB-linked outer membrane protein → MKIIFMCLAFCLAATGFAQTKITGKVSDASGNGIAFANVVLKNTNTGTTTNDDGFYSLELPNLNGTLEVFTLGYQTVSIQINGQNNINVTLNESATGLNEVVITALGLKRETKELGYAVQSIQQKEISEVKAVNFLDNLSGKLAGVSISQGATGVGSTSKITIRGEASFSNNNPLFIVDGTPINNNTVFANTSEAAAGFQEVDFGNGAMEVNPDDIASVSVLKGASAAALYGTRASNGVIIIETKNGSKAKGMGISINTSLFIDTAFQLPEFQNEYGQGNSGKFEFKDGLGGGVNDLITYSWGPRLDQGTLIPQYDSPVVLPDGTIVRGGDTSLYSDLPITPTPFNSHPDNLKDFYETGVTTINNVSVSSGFEKGDYRLSFTDLRSESIIPGVNLDRQTVAAKLNFKPLQGMSINSTINYVNSGSDNRPANGYGSENLNYSLVAWGPRSLNIQNLKDYWQPGLEDVQQISYNYTYFDNPYFMLYENTNSFNRDRVFGNLSIKQEITDHLSLAVRTGMDYSSENRQFKRAFSSNRFKNGAYGEHEVFFREINTDFLLNYNKVFGAISADISLGGNRLDQNASTTQSQTTTLAQPGVFKLNNAASPIEVFQYESQKRINSLYGIAKFGYKDFLFVDVTGRNDWSSALATPYSVANTSFFYPSVSGSFILSNVTELPQFFSFAQLRASWAQVGNDTDPYQTTGAFVSQTPYMSQPTFSDQNIISNPNLKPERTTSYEVGADIRFFKDRLNFDLTYYNALTEDQILSLPIGISSGYTQKVVNAGKVRSQGIEIIAGITPVRNSNFSWNSTLNFSKNVSKVEELPQEAGRLTLAYNRIYDNPDQTVWLQVEEGGKIGDLYGTGYLKNENGDFILTEAGRYIADNNLQKLGNYNPDFMLGFNNQFNYKNWDLSFLLDWRQGGILVSRTLALGAVGGQLEETSYRPEAGIIADGVVNTGTSENPIYVPNTTAVSAESYYRQYYDRNHEENNVYDASYLKLRQFAVGYTFNLNEGALGFMKDGATINLSLVGRNLFAFSEIPHFDPEQLAVQGNGFVSGVEDMSYATTRSFGFKAGINF, encoded by the coding sequence ATGAAAATTATATTCATGTGCCTGGCATTTTGCCTTGCAGCAACTGGTTTTGCTCAAACTAAAATTACAGGAAAGGTTTCAGACGCTTCTGGAAATGGAATTGCTTTCGCCAACGTGGTACTTAAAAACACCAATACAGGAACCACCACAAATGATGATGGTTTCTATAGTTTAGAACTTCCCAACCTCAACGGAACTTTAGAAGTATTTACTCTTGGTTACCAAACGGTAAGCATTCAAATTAATGGTCAAAATAATATCAACGTTACTTTAAATGAATCTGCTACAGGTTTAAATGAAGTAGTGATCACCGCTCTCGGACTAAAAAGAGAAACCAAAGAATTAGGATATGCTGTACAAAGCATTCAGCAAAAAGAAATTTCTGAGGTCAAAGCAGTCAATTTCTTAGATAATCTTAGCGGAAAATTAGCCGGAGTAAGTATTAGTCAAGGTGCTACTGGGGTGGGTTCTACTTCTAAGATCACCATTAGAGGGGAAGCTTCTTTCTCTAATAACAATCCGCTATTTATTGTAGATGGAACTCCAATTAACAACAACACTGTTTTTGCTAATACTTCTGAAGCTGCCGCAGGATTTCAAGAAGTAGATTTTGGTAACGGAGCGATGGAAGTAAATCCTGATGATATTGCGTCTGTTTCGGTTTTAAAAGGAGCAAGTGCCGCAGCTTTATATGGAACTAGAGCTTCCAACGGAGTGATCATTATCGAAACTAAGAACGGTTCAAAAGCTAAAGGCATGGGGATTAGTATTAATACCAGTCTTTTTATAGATACCGCTTTTCAACTTCCGGAATTTCAGAATGAATACGGACAAGGGAATTCCGGGAAATTTGAATTTAAAGATGGCCTTGGTGGTGGAGTTAATGACTTGATTACATACAGCTGGGGCCCAAGATTGGATCAGGGAACCTTGATTCCTCAATATGATAGTCCTGTGGTTTTACCAGATGGAACTATTGTTCGTGGTGGTGATACTTCGCTGTATAGCGACCTTCCCATTACTCCCACTCCTTTTAATTCGCATCCAGATAATTTAAAAGATTTCTATGAAACCGGGGTAACTACCATCAATAACGTATCAGTTTCTTCCGGGTTTGAGAAAGGAGATTATAGACTTTCTTTTACAGATCTTAGAAGTGAATCTATTATTCCGGGTGTAAATCTAGATAGACAAACCGTGGCTGCTAAACTCAATTTTAAGCCGCTACAAGGAATGAGCATCAACTCAACCATTAACTATGTGAATTCCGGAAGTGATAATAGACCTGCCAATGGATATGGTTCAGAAAATCTAAATTACTCTCTTGTAGCTTGGGGCCCGAGATCTTTGAATATTCAGAATTTAAAAGATTACTGGCAACCGGGTCTGGAAGATGTGCAGCAGATCTCTTATAATTATACCTATTTTGATAACCCATATTTTATGCTATATGAAAATACCAACTCCTTCAACAGAGATCGTGTTTTCGGAAATCTTTCTATCAAACAAGAGATTACAGATCATTTAAGTTTGGCGGTACGTACCGGAATGGATTATTCCAGTGAAAATCGTCAGTTCAAGAGAGCATTCAGCTCCAATAGATTCAAGAATGGTGCTTATGGCGAGCATGAAGTTTTCTTTAGAGAGATCAACACAGATTTCCTTCTGAATTATAACAAGGTATTTGGAGCTATTTCTGCTGATATTTCTTTAGGTGGAAATAGACTAGATCAAAACGCTTCTACCACACAATCTCAAACCACCACTTTAGCACAACCCGGAGTTTTTAAACTGAACAATGCTGCCTCTCCAATTGAAGTTTTTCAATATGAATCTCAAAAGCGGATCAATAGCTTGTATGGAATTGCAAAATTTGGATATAAAGATTTCTTGTTTGTAGATGTTACCGGAAGAAATGATTGGTCTAGCGCTCTTGCAACTCCATATTCTGTAGCTAATACTTCGTTTTTCTATCCTTCAGTTTCGGGAAGTTTTATACTTTCAAATGTTACAGAATTGCCTCAATTCTTCTCTTTTGCTCAGCTTAGAGCCAGTTGGGCACAGGTAGGAAATGATACAGATCCCTATCAAACCACAGGAGCTTTTGTTTCACAAACACCTTATATGTCTCAGCCTACTTTTAGCGATCAGAACATCATCTCAAATCCAAATTTAAAGCCAGAGAGAACTACCTCTTATGAAGTTGGTGCCGATATCAGATTCTTTAAAGACAGATTGAATTTTGACCTTACGTATTACAATGCCTTAACAGAAGATCAGATCTTATCTTTACCAATTGGAATCTCTTCCGGATATACCCAAAAAGTGGTGAATGCAGGGAAAGTTAGATCTCAGGGAATTGAGATCATCGCAGGAATTACACCAGTAAGAAATAGCAATTTTAGTTGGAATAGCACCTTGAATTTTAGCAAAAATGTGTCTAAAGTAGAAGAACTTCCGCAGGAAGCAGGAAGATTGACGTTGGCTTACAATAGAATTTATGACAATCCGGATCAAACGGTTTGGTTACAAGTAGAAGAAGGCGGAAAAATTGGAGATCTATATGGAACCGGATACCTAAAAAATGAAAATGGAGATTTCATCTTAACGGAAGCCGGAAGATATATTGCAGATAACAACCTTCAGAAACTCGGAAACTACAACCCAGATTTTATGCTTGGATTCAACAATCAATTCAACTATAAAAATTGGGACCTTAGCTTTTTATTAGACTGGAGACAAGGCGGAATTTTAGTTTCAAGAACTTTAGCTTTAGGAGCTGTTGGTGGTCAATTAGAAGAAACTTCTTATAGACCGGAAGCAGGAATTATTGCAGATGGAGTAGTAAACACCGGAACTTCAGAAAATCCAATTTATGTGCCTAATACCACAGCTGTTTCTGCAGAATCATATTACCGTCAGTATTACGATAGAAATCATGAAGAGAACAACGTTTATGATGCTTCTTACCTAAAACTAAGACAATTTGCTGTAGGCTATACTTTTAACCTGAACGAGGGAGCACTTGGGTTTATGAAAGATGGAGCAACCATAAATCTTTCTTTGGTTGGAAGAAATCTATTTGCATTTAGTGAAATTCCTCATTTTGATCCTGAACAATTAGCGGTTCAAGGCAACGGATTTGTAAGTGGTGTAGAAGATATGTCTTATGCTACCACCCGAAGTTTTGGATTTAAAGCAGGAATTAATTTTTAG
- a CDS encoding DUF2064 domain-containing protein, translated as MTKKTAVLIFANSSAEEQMQKAIPKGQALFDVLNNKTLKTVQRSELPYFLYTEKEQKGNSFGSRFVNAIQEVFDHGFTSIITIGNDTPQLTTSHLIAAATQLEASKVVIGPSTDGGFYLMGLERSKFNAATFLNLPWQSSKLCKFLEAVLTETYTEIVKLKVLNDLDGFKDLSFFRNCFTGISVEITKLILALFRSGKKVNSLQNFLISLLQFRILFNKGSPNLIITSL; from the coding sequence ATGACCAAAAAAACTGCTGTCTTGATATTTGCAAATTCTTCTGCGGAAGAGCAAATGCAAAAGGCTATTCCTAAAGGTCAGGCATTATTTGATGTCCTAAATAATAAGACACTTAAAACTGTTCAAAGATCTGAATTGCCTTATTTTCTTTATACTGAAAAAGAGCAAAAAGGAAATTCGTTCGGGAGTAGATTTGTAAACGCAATTCAGGAGGTATTTGATCATGGTTTTACTAGTATAATTACTATTGGAAATGATACTCCACAGCTTACAACATCTCATTTAATTGCTGCCGCAACACAATTAGAAGCAAGTAAAGTTGTAATAGGACCTTCTACCGATGGAGGTTTCTATTTAATGGGTCTTGAAAGATCAAAATTTAATGCAGCAACATTTCTAAATTTACCCTGGCAATCTTCCAAACTCTGCAAATTTCTGGAAGCGGTTTTAACCGAAACTTATACAGAGATTGTAAAATTAAAAGTACTGAATGATCTTGATGGTTTTAAAGATCTCTCATTTTTTAGAAATTGCTTTACAGGAATTTCAGTAGAAATTACAAAACTGATTCTTGCTCTTTTCAGATCAGGAAAAAAAGTTAATAGTCTTCAGAATTTTCTGATCTCACTTTTACAATTCCGAATCTTATTCAATAAAGGCTCTCCAAACCTTATTATTACTTCCCTATAA
- the arsS gene encoding arsenosugar biosynthesis radical SAM (seleno)protein ArsS (Some members of this family are selenoproteins.), which produces MTLLKSLSARKDDLSSPDNQLKFLSNGIFREGELPYFKDKIAETGHFPLKPKKLEILQLNLGYMCNQVCSHCHVDAGPDRKEIMTVDTMKQCLEVIKTTGAHTLDLTGGAPEMNPNFRWFVEEASKAGIKDFIVRSNLTIILANKKYHDLPEFFKEHNVHVISSLPYYKREKTDKQRGSGVFDKSIKALQMLNEVGYAQEGTGLRLDLVYNPSGAFLPTDQEAMERDFKEALKEDFNIDFGSLFAITNLPISRFLEFLIASENYEDYMYALVEAYNPAAVENVMCTNTISISWDGWLYDCDFNQMLDLKVNSKVKHISEYNEDLLNDRNIIISQHCYGCTAGAGSSCQGTVID; this is translated from the coding sequence ATGACCTTATTAAAATCGTTGTCGGCTAGAAAAGATGATCTATCCAGTCCAGACAATCAATTAAAATTTTTAAGCAACGGAATATTTCGTGAAGGCGAACTGCCTTATTTTAAAGATAAGATCGCCGAAACAGGACATTTTCCTCTAAAGCCTAAAAAACTAGAGATCCTACAGCTTAATCTTGGTTATATGTGTAATCAGGTATGTTCTCATTGCCATGTGGATGCAGGTCCGGACAGAAAAGAGATCATGACGGTAGATACCATGAAGCAGTGTTTGGAAGTTATAAAAACCACCGGGGCTCATACGCTAGATCTTACCGGTGGAGCTCCAGAGATGAATCCAAATTTTAGATGGTTTGTTGAAGAAGCTTCTAAAGCAGGTATCAAAGATTTTATTGTGAGATCTAACCTTACCATCATCCTTGCCAACAAAAAATACCACGATCTTCCGGAATTCTTTAAAGAACACAATGTCCATGTAATTTCATCTTTACCATATTATAAAAGAGAGAAAACAGACAAGCAGCGTGGAAGTGGCGTTTTTGATAAATCCATCAAAGCTTTACAAATGCTGAATGAAGTTGGGTATGCACAAGAAGGTACCGGTTTAAGATTAGACTTGGTCTACAATCCTTCAGGAGCATTTTTACCAACAGATCAGGAAGCGATGGAACGCGATTTTAAAGAAGCTTTAAAAGAAGATTTCAATATAGATTTTGGGAGTTTATTTGCTATCACCAACCTTCCTATAAGTAGATTTTTGGAGTTCCTTATAGCTTCAGAAAATTATGAAGATTACATGTATGCCTTGGTAGAAGCCTATAATCCTGCAGCGGTAGAAAATGTTATGTGTACCAATACGATCTCTATTAGTTGGGATGGCTGGTTATACGATTGTGATTTCAACCAGATGTTAGATCTTAAAGTAAATAGTAAGGTGAAGCATATTAGCGAGTATAATGAAGATCTGCTTAACGACAGAAACATCATCATTTCTCAACACTGTTATGGTTGTACCGCAGGCGCCGGAAGCAGTTGCCAAGGAACAGTTATAGACTAA
- a CDS encoding arsenosugar biosynthesis-associated peroxidase-like protein: protein MSKTYYDPADLRKFGKITEWNEELGTKFFDYYGKVFEEGALTAREKSLIALAVSHVVQCPYCIDAYTKDGLQRGINKEEMMEAVHVGAAIKGGATLVHGVQMMNKYDKLSM from the coding sequence ATGTCTAAAACTTATTATGATCCAGCCGATCTTAGAAAATTTGGAAAAATTACAGAATGGAATGAAGAATTAGGAACCAAGTTCTTTGATTATTACGGAAAAGTATTTGAAGAAGGAGCCCTAACCGCAAGAGAGAAATCACTCATTGCCTTAGCCGTTTCGCACGTTGTACAATGCCCTTATTGTATAGACGCTTATACAAAAGACGGACTTCAAAGAGGAATTAATAAAGAGGAAATGATGGAAGCTGTTCATGTTGGTGCTGCCATTAAAGGTGGAGCAACCCTGGTTCACGGAGTGCAAATGATGAATAAATATGACAAATTAAGCATGTAA
- a CDS encoding helix-turn-helix domain-containing protein, translated as MRIDVKTLPVVEILQDISEHLNAPVVNGSGELTIHVPEEFGEGYIRGISFDCGMGIVSYNCKFYQDVSIHFSLNTVHPLKFIFCSEGQVAHSFQESEEVHEMDAYQNIIVSSSGYNGHVLYFKANVQTHVSSLEIIRSRFSHRTNYDFRDLDPTLKDLFKDSVSKNKFFYQGNYSIKAADIMEEMNTQDYTGFLRSIFLEGKSFHMLVIQIAQYQDDEAEDRLPTILRKSDIHKVDYVAKRIMGDLASNLTVESLAKEAGTNVNKLQEGFKYVYDLTVNKYIQHKKLEAAKEMLMTTEKNISEIVIAIGLNNRSYFSKIFKEKYGVNPKYFLKTRKTTSV; from the coding sequence ATGAGAATAGACGTTAAGACCTTACCTGTAGTAGAAATTCTTCAAGATATTTCAGAGCACTTAAATGCTCCTGTTGTAAATGGAAGTGGAGAGCTCACTATTCATGTTCCAGAAGAATTTGGAGAAGGATATATTAGGGGCATCAGTTTTGATTGTGGTATGGGTATAGTTTCTTACAATTGTAAGTTCTATCAGGATGTTTCTATTCATTTCTCTTTAAACACCGTTCATCCTCTTAAATTCATATTTTGCTCGGAAGGGCAGGTAGCTCATTCTTTTCAGGAAAGTGAAGAAGTTCACGAAATGGATGCTTATCAAAATATTATAGTTTCCAGTAGTGGATATAATGGGCATGTGCTTTATTTTAAGGCTAATGTGCAAACACATGTATCTAGTTTGGAAATTATTAGATCTCGTTTTTCTCACAGAACTAATTACGATTTTAGAGATCTAGATCCAACTCTTAAAGATCTGTTCAAAGATTCTGTTTCTAAAAATAAATTCTTCTATCAGGGTAACTACAGTATAAAAGCTGCAGATATTATGGAGGAGATGAATACACAAGATTACACAGGCTTTTTGAGATCTATTTTCTTAGAAGGGAAGTCTTTTCATATGTTGGTCATTCAGATCGCGCAATATCAAGATGATGAGGCCGAAGATAGATTACCAACCATTTTAAGAAAATCTGATATTCATAAGGTAGATTACGTAGCCAAACGTATTATGGGTGATCTTGCCAGTAATTTAACGGTAGAAAGTCTTGCCAAAGAGGCAGGGACCAACGTTAATAAATTGCAGGAAGGCTTTAAGTATGTGTATGATCTTACGGTAAATAAATATATTCAGCATAAAAAATTAGAAGCAGCCAAGGAAATGCTAATGACAACAGAAAAGAACATTTCTGAGATAGTGATCGCTATTGGTTTAAATAACAGGAGTTATTTTTCTAAGATATTTAAAGAAAAATACGGGGTAAATCCAAAATATTTCCTGAAAACACGAAAAACTACCAGCGTATAG
- a CDS encoding PAS domain S-box protein, which translates to MNSTSRLLKIFTNFFKRPLVVAICTTIFFLSIGLFGLWQRYQILKESDTREMTNIVNLVEQNINHSLKNSYSVALSLALLIDDSGSVNNFYEVAPSLVDDNPFIDGVQMVPGGVIQQVYPFEENRSVIGYDILKDSKINAEAYKAIQLRKMYFAGPFELRQGGYAILGRLPVFIKNKFWGFSAIIIKFDNLLDKSGIFPLVGDKYNFQFSKIQKGTGEEIVYSPNKAELDRSYSQTVLLPDGDWKFYISPVNRNANFYMLLPFLILVILSSLFLGWAMFQLLKQPARLQALVNSQAGELIKSELKFRSIFNQAAIGVALLDSSTGKILDANKKCRELIGYSKEEILTLDYMQLSYPEDLQEDMQNMERLRAGVFKEYTMKKRIIRKDKEVVWIKLTVSAMWHEGESPTTHVAIVEDITEKKQAETDLKRSYQTVMDQNRRLLNFSYIVSHNLRSHSSNFQSILNLYEYSESEEEKIKYIEMLSNVADSLNQTLVDLNDVTSIHSNIDLVIEPVSVLKYINRTLDLLKFEIEKKNAVYNVKVPEEMVVDFNAAYMESVLLNFLSNTLRYRNKAVPLEVTITGRKEGAGWVLEIADNGIGIDLEKHRDKLFGLYKTFTGRSNSRGVGLFITKNQLDAMDAKINVESTVGKGSNFKVHFK; encoded by the coding sequence ATGAATTCAACCTCCAGGCTCTTAAAGATTTTCACTAATTTTTTTAAGCGCCCACTTGTGGTTGCTATTTGTACAACGATCTTCTTTCTATCTATTGGGCTATTCGGTCTTTGGCAACGCTATCAGATCTTAAAAGAATCGGATACGCGAGAGATGACCAATATCGTTAATCTTGTTGAGCAAAATATAAATCACTCTCTAAAAAACAGTTATTCTGTAGCCTTAAGTCTGGCGTTACTCATAGATGATTCTGGATCTGTTAATAATTTTTATGAAGTAGCTCCATCCCTAGTAGATGATAATCCCTTTATAGATGGAGTTCAAATGGTGCCCGGAGGTGTTATTCAGCAAGTATATCCATTTGAAGAAAATAGGAGTGTTATTGGATATGATATCTTAAAAGACAGCAAAATAAATGCAGAAGCATATAAAGCTATACAATTACGTAAAATGTATTTTGCAGGTCCCTTTGAATTACGGCAGGGTGGATATGCAATTTTAGGGAGACTCCCTGTCTTTATTAAGAATAAGTTCTGGGGTTTTTCTGCTATTATTATAAAGTTCGATAATCTATTAGATAAGTCGGGCATATTCCCATTGGTAGGGGATAAGTATAATTTTCAATTTTCCAAGATACAAAAGGGTACAGGAGAGGAGATTGTTTATTCTCCAAACAAAGCGGAGCTAGATAGATCTTATTCACAAACAGTACTTTTGCCTGATGGCGACTGGAAATTCTACATATCTCCGGTAAACCGGAATGCAAATTTCTATATGCTTCTTCCTTTTTTGATCCTGGTGATCTTATCTTCTTTATTTTTAGGCTGGGCGATGTTTCAGCTATTAAAACAACCAGCAAGATTACAGGCGCTCGTTAATTCTCAGGCGGGAGAATTAATTAAAAGTGAATTGAAATTTAGGAGTATTTTTAATCAGGCTGCCATTGGCGTAGCGCTTTTAGATTCAAGTACCGGAAAGATCTTAGATGCCAATAAAAAATGCAGAGAACTTATAGGTTATAGTAAAGAAGAGATCTTAACCTTAGATTATATGCAGCTATCTTATCCGGAAGATCTACAGGAAGATATGCAAAACATGGAACGCTTAAGAGCCGGAGTATTTAAAGAATACACCATGAAGAAGCGTATTATAAGAAAAGATAAAGAGGTAGTTTGGATCAAACTTACGGTTTCGGCAATGTGGCATGAGGGAGAGTCTCCAACAACTCATGTTGCTATTGTGGAAGATATTACAGAAAAGAAGCAGGCAGAAACAGATCTTAAGCGTTCTTATCAAACGGTAATGGATCAAAACAGAAGATTGCTTAACTTTTCTTATATTGTTTCTCATAATTTGAGATCTCACTCCAGCAATTTTCAATCCATATTAAATTTATATGAGTATTCAGAGTCGGAAGAGGAGAAGATAAAATATATTGAGATGCTTTCTAACGTGGCAGATTCGCTTAATCAAACCTTGGTAGATCTAAATGATGTTACTTCTATACATTCTAATATAGATCTGGTAATAGAGCCAGTTTCTGTGCTTAAATATATAAACAGAACTTTAGATCTGTTAAAGTTCGAAATAGAGAAGAAGAATGCTGTTTATAATGTTAAGGTTCCTGAAGAGATGGTTGTAGACTTTAATGCGGCCTATATGGAAAGTGTATTGCTTAACTTCTTATCTAATACGTTGAGGTATAGAAACAAAGCGGTTCCTTTAGAAGTAACTATTACCGGGAGAAAAGAAGGTGCCGGTTGGGTGTTGGAAATTGCAGATAACGGTATTGGTATAGATCTGGAAAAACATCGAGATAAACTCTTTGGATTGTATAAAACGTTCACCGGGAGATCTAATTCTAGGGGAGTGGGATTGTTTATCACAAAAAATCAATTGGATGCCATGGATGCTAAAATAAATGTAGAAAGCACTGTGGGAAAAGGTTCAAATTTTAAAGTGCATTTTAAATGA
- a CDS encoding response regulator: MKKDICVIDDDMIYQLIIKKMINRSSAFGEIVVYSRADIALDYFKNSEVSLPTVILLDINMPEMDGWQFLEALKEYRPQFAEETKIYIVTSSIATSDKSKANAIPEISGFLSKPVSIAKLRELGENLY; encoded by the coding sequence ATGAAAAAAGATATCTGTGTTATAGATGATGATATGATCTATCAGCTCATCATAAAAAAGATGATAAACCGCTCGTCTGCTTTTGGTGAGATCGTGGTGTATAGTCGTGCAGATATAGCGCTAGATTATTTTAAAAATTCAGAAGTTTCATTACCAACAGTGATCTTGTTAGATATAAATATGCCTGAAATGGATGGCTGGCAATTTCTGGAAGCACTTAAAGAATACAGACCTCAATTTGCAGAAGAAACCAAGATCTATATAGTTACTTCTTCTATAGCAACCTCAGATAAGTCGAAGGCAAATGCGATTCCGGAGATCTCCGGATTTCTAAGTAAACCCGTAAGCATTGCAAAGCTTAGAGAGCTTGGGGAAAATTTATATTAG
- a CDS encoding type III pantothenate kinase has protein sequence MNLVVDIGNTLVKMAVFQQSKFITKKICLKQDFLKNFEEIIQKYPQTIKCMVSSVAKTSPKWLQKIEETLDLTILTPELPKVFTNLYATPSTLGNDRTALVSAASFQYPKQNVLIIDAGTCITFDFITSKNEYFGGAISPGLQMRYNALNTFTQNLPLLEPEEDVALIGNSTKNSMHSGVIVGITAEIDGVINAYSAQYKDLTIILTGGDAQFLCKRLKNSIFANSNFLLEGLNYILEFNKSQ, from the coding sequence ATGAATCTAGTCGTCGATATTGGAAATACGTTGGTCAAAATGGCTGTATTTCAGCAAAGTAAATTCATCACAAAAAAAATTTGTCTCAAACAAGATTTTTTAAAAAATTTTGAAGAAATAATTCAAAAGTACCCTCAAACTATCAAATGTATGGTCTCTTCGGTAGCTAAAACCTCTCCAAAGTGGCTTCAAAAGATCGAGGAAACGCTAGATCTCACTATTCTTACTCCCGAGCTTCCAAAAGTCTTTACGAACCTTTATGCTACTCCTTCAACTCTGGGAAATGATAGAACAGCGCTGGTGTCTGCAGCATCTTTTCAATATCCAAAGCAAAATGTGTTAATTATTGATGCCGGCACGTGTATCACATTCGATTTTATTACCAGCAAAAATGAATATTTTGGAGGTGCGATTTCTCCCGGATTGCAAATGAGATATAATGCGTTAAATACGTTTACTCAAAATTTGCCGTTATTAGAACCAGAAGAAGATGTAGCACTTATTGGTAATTCCACTAAAAATAGCATGCATTCTGGTGTTATTGTGGGAATTACAGCTGAAATTGATGGGGTGATAAATGCCTATAGTGCTCAGTATAAAGATTTAACAATTATTTTGACAGGCGGAGATGCACAATTTTTGTGTAAACGATTAAAAAATAGCATCTTTGCGAACTCTAATTTCCTCCTCGAAGGATTGAATTATATTTTAGAATTTAATAAATCTCAATGA